The Paenibacillus dendritiformis region CGGGATGCCGAGCCGACGCTAATCGTGCCGGCCCTGGATGCGGATAAGGCGGCGTCCGCCTCCTCCGTCAAGAACATCGTTACCCATACCGACACGGATAACCCCTACGATGTGTTGAAGCCCTGCCTGCCCGCCGGGCTGAATCAGTTGGCCTTCGAGAAGAATCATATCTCCGTCGCCCGGTTCGAGGCGCTGGCCGCAGCGCTGGATGCCAAGCGTTATGCCGATGCAGGGCCGATTCTGCAGGAGCTGCGCGTCATCAAGTCCCCGGAGGAAGTGGAGCGGCTTCTCGAGGCGATCCGGGTAATTGAAGACGTGCTGATGGAAGGCGTAAGCCGCGTGCGTCCCGGCATGACCGAACTGGATGTCGTCGCGGAGCTGGAATATTTGATGAAGAAAAAGGGCGCGGAACGGCCGTCGTTCGACACGATGGTGCTGGCCGGCGAGAGGGCCGCGCTGCCGCATGGCGTTCCGGGCAATCGCGTCATCCGCGAAGGCGAGCTCCTCCTGTTCGATCTGGGCGTCTACGTGAACGGATATGCTTCCGACATTACCCGCACCTTCGCCGTCGGCGAAGTGAGCGAAGAGAGCCGCCGCATTTATGACACGGTGCTGGCGGCGAATGAAGCGGCCATTGCCGCCGTCAAGCCCGGCGTTACCTTCGGCTCGCTGGATCGTACGGCGCGGCAGGTCATTGAAGACCGCGGCTACGGCGCTTACTTCACCCACCGGCTCGGGCACGGGCTCGGCCTGGACGTGCACGAGTATCCGTCCGTGCATGGCCGGAACGAGGATGTGCTGAAGCCGGGCATGGTCTTCACGATCGAGCCAGGCGTCTATGTGCCGAACGTGGCGGGTGTGCGCATCGAGGATGACGTCATCGTCACGGAGGATGGCGTGCGCGTGCTCACGTCCTATCCGAAGGAATTGACCGTCATCGGGGGATAGCGGCTTCTCTCGCCAAAGCTGTAAAAATACAGTTTTTTCAAAGGACAAAAAGGAATTCCTGCAAATGTCAGGCTGTTGGAAAACCCGTGTTTTTTACGAAGGGGTGGAGATGTCCATTTACCTAATCAAAACTTGGCTCTCAGAGCGTTTTAAGTCGATTTTTTCTACTGAGAGACGAGATCCACCATATAAAAAGTGAAGTGGAGAAAATTCCCACAGACTTCTCAACGGCCTGATTTTACGGGATCCAAGAGACCGCGCCGGATCCTGGGGGCATCATCGCCTCCAGGAGGTATCATCGCCTCGTTGCCTTCAGGAGGCATCCTTGCCTCTCGGGGCTTGAACGTGTGGAGGGAATTGTTGCTATTTTACAGGAATTTCGGCTCAATGAGTCCACATCCCGAGGAATTGCTGCAAATATACATCATTTTAGGCCCTTTTGCTTCAAGCCGAAGCAAAACGGGTGAAATTCCTGCAGATTTGCAGGATTCCCTTTCTGGTAAAGTCGTCCACATCGAATTGCTGTATTTTCACAGGATTTCGCTTACCGAATAGGCGTGTCAGGGAAATGGTCCAGCTTTCAGGCCGTTGGAAAACCCCTGTTTTTATTAAGGGGTGGAGATTGTCCATTTCCTACTCAAAACTTGGCACCCATAGCGTTTTACCTCGATTTTTTCTACTGAGAGACGAGATCCACCACATAAAAAATGAAGTGCCCAAAAATCCTCTGGACTTTCTCAACAGTCTGAAATGTGCAGCAATTTCCGCCGTTATCGCTTGAGTAGGAGACCATTTCGGTGAAAAGATGTAGATTTGCAGGAATTTTGCCGAATACCGCCCCGTTAGAGCGAAAAAGCTGCATTTACGCAGGATTCAGCAGTTCAGCTTCTACAGCGCAAACAAGCCCTCCCAAAGCCATGCTTCGGGAGGGCTTGCTCATTTATTTCTTCATGCCGAGCGTGAAGATTTCCGCTGCGCCGAGCTCAACGCTGACGCTGCGCTTGTCGCCGGAAGCGAGGTCTTCGCCCTTCACTTCCATGATGCTGCTACGATAGAAGCCGCTGTCTGCCTGCGGAAGAGAGACGTGCAACGTGTTCGCTTCATGCGCGAAGTTGACCCAGCGGCCAACCATGTCGCCGGTCTGCTCCGCCATCTTGATCGAGGAGAACGCGATGCCTTCGCCTTCCCATGCCAGGAACGCATGGTTGGCTGGCAGCTTGCCAGCATGCACCTCGGCCTGACGGACAATCCACGGCACCTGGAACGTGTGCGCTTCCTTGTATGCGCCGGAGGTCACGACATCGCCCGCATGCGGAATAATCGCATATTCGGCGGTGTACGTGCCCAGGCATTGCGCTTCCGGCGTCGGGAAGACACCCCAGTCGCCAAGCTCGCCCGAAGAGCGGAGCAAGGTGACCGCCATCGTGTTGCTGCCGTCGCGCAGCACTTCATATTCGAACAGCCCTTTGTTGGCGATGGTCAGGCCGAGCTGGCCGTCGCTTACGCTGACGAACGTATGCTGATGCTGATCGTTGCTCGGATTCTCCCATTCCGGAGCCGGCTGTGTATTGCGGCGGGCCACCTCGAAGATGGATTCCGCCTGGTGCGTCTCCGCCTGCAGGGCGGTCGGGAACAGCGCGCGCAACCGGTGATCCTTCGCTTCGTTATGAATGGTCACCTGCACTTCGACGCGCTTCGCGCCGCGATCGAGCGTGTAGCGGGTCACAAGCCGGAACGGCACCATTGCTGTGGAGCGCTGCGCCGTACGTCTTGGGAAGTCTACCAGCTCATTCATCTCTTCCTGCAGCTTCTCGTCGGCGGAAGCCGGAATCTCCCATTGGTGAACCGCTTCGATGACAGCGCGGTACGGCGCGTCTTCGACGACGCGGATATCGGCCGCCAGACCTGCCGTCGTCAGCGGCACCTCGCCGTCCGGCTTGCGGAACATGTACTCGTTCCCGATGTCTCCGCTGTCTTCGTACACATTCAGCCCGCTGAATGTATGTCCCGTCGCTTTGTCAGTCAGCGTCAAGGAGCCGTCCGCCTCGACGACCGCCTTCAGATGTTCGTTCTCGAGCGTATTCTGCCCATTCAACAGGCTGGCCGCTTGCGGCGCTTCTCCGCCTGCCACCCAGGCGAAGGTCTGATACGCGAAGGCCGGCATGCCGCTTGCCTGCAGGCGAACCTTCACGCAGCGCGCCACATAAGGCTGGCGGAACTTGTCCTTCGGCAGGTCGTAGCCGAACTGGACGCCGGCGTCTTCCCATTCGCAGACGACCGCATTGCCGTTCGCATCGATAACCGTGCCCGGCACGATCGGCTCCTGCTTCAGCTCCCGCGCCAGCTTCGTCGGATGCCCTTCGCGGAAGTAGCGGCGCTTCAGCTCCAGCGTCACTTCGACGACGCCGCTGCGCTCATAGCCCGCCGTATTGAATACGACGAACGGCACGCCTTCCTTGGCGCCGTATGCCGATGTGTCGATCTGCTTCACGAGGCTGTCTACCGTCTCATTAATAATCATCTCGGTCATATGCTTCGACTTCTCGAAGCGCGTCACCATCTCGCGGTGGACTTCATCGACGCTGCACCCGCAGATGCTGTCATGCGGATGGTTCTGCATCAATGTCTTCCAGGCATAGACGAACAGAGGGTGCGGATAGGGCTTGCCTGCCTGGTCAGCGAATGCCGCCAGCGGCTCCGCCACCTTCTCCAGGAGCGTCTGGTTCTCCGCGTTCATCTGCTTGAGGTAGACGCGGGAAGAAGCGGTATTGACCAGGGTATACCAGCCGTCGGTGCGCTGGCTGCGCAGTTCGCCCTTTACCGTCTGCAGATTCTCAGGCAATTCCTGTCTCAGCACATCCACATAGTAATTGAAGTTGGAGTGTACGAAGTCCACATCCGGGAACAGCTTCTTCGCCACTTCAATCGCTTTGGACAGATCCGTCTGAATCGGCTGATGGTCGCAGCCGTTCATGAACAACAGATGCGGCGTGGAAGCGAATTTCTCCGCATTGTCGATATTCTTCTCCCAATAGGCAATCGCTTGCTGCTCATCAACCGGCACTTCCATACCGTTGCAGTACCAGTTCGCGAACAGAATGCCGATGACGCGCGATCCGTCCGGCGATTCCCAGATCATTTCCGAGAATGGGGACTCGTATGCGGCATCTTCGGATACCTGGTTGTTGAAGCCGGTCGGCTTCACGCCGCGTCCGAACACGGCGACATCGATATTGGCCTGCTTGAGCATCTGCGGCGCCTGGCCCATATTGCCGAACGAATCAGGGAAATACCCGATCTTGGAGATGGTGCCGCCGTATTGGTTCGCATCGCGATGTCCGATCTGCAGGTTGCGCACATTCGCCTCGCTGCTCGTCAGGAACTCATCCTGCAGAATGTACCATGGACCGATATGAATGCGGCCTTCGCGGATATATTTCTCCAGCTTGTCCTTCATTTCGGGACGGACCTGGAGGTAATCTTCCAGCATAATCGTCTGGCCGTCGAGATGGAAGCTCTTGAAGCCCGGGTCGTTGTCGAGCGTATCCAGCAGCGTGTCCATCAATTCGATCAGCAGCGCATGGTGATACTCGTAAGGCATATACCACTCGCGATCCCAGTGCGTATGAGAGATGATGTGGGCCGTTTTTTTCGTCATGTTCTGTCCCTCTCTTCTTGTCGGATTAGGCTTTCAACCAATATTCACGGTAGATTAGCTCAGAGAATAAGCTGTTCGACCAGGCGAACCATTCACGAGTGAATTGGGCCGGATCGTCCACATGGAATCCTTCATGCATATAACCGGTGTCGGCATCCGTCGCCGTCAGCAGCTGAATCAAGCTGTCGATCTCTTGCTGCGATCCGGCGGTCAGCCCCTGCATCGACAAGGCGATATGCCAGATGTATTGGTCAGGGGTATGCGGGCTGCCGATGCCCTGAGCGGCCTTGCCGGAATAATAGTAAGGATTGTCCTCGCTCAGGATGAAGCGGCGCGTATTCTGATAGATCGGATCGTCCTCCGTCGTATAACCGAGATAAGGAATGGCCAGCAAGCTAGGCACATTCGCATCATCCATCAGATTATAGTTGCCGAAGCCATCGGTTTCATAGGCATAGATTTTTCCGTATTTCGGGTGATGAAAGATGCCGTAATTGTGAATGCCGTCCTCAATCTCTTCACACAAGGCGCGGGCCTTGGCGGCGAATGGCGCATCCTCGTAGACTGCCGTTGCGATCTCCTCCAAATAACGAAGCACGACAACGGCGAACATATTCGAAGGAATCAGGTAACCGAAGGTGCACGCATCGTCGCTTGGCCGGAAGCCGGACCACGTCATGCCCGTATAGTTGACCGGCATGCCTTGCCCGTTGTTCTTGAGCGTGTCCGTCTTGCGGCAGTCCATGCGCGAGAACCGGTAAGGCGATTGCTCGAAGTGGCGCTGCTCCGTCGTCCACAGGTTCATGATGATATGCGCGACCGTCTTGTACTCGCCATCGAAGAGCGACGTATCGCCCGTCTCCTTCCAGTACAAATAGCTCAACTGGATCGGGTAGCACAGCGAATCGATCTCATATTTCCGTTCCCAGACCCAGCCGTTCAGTTCCGTCTGATCCCGGTGATGAATCTGATCGAGCGGAATTTCTTCCTCATTGAATGCGTTGGCGTACGGGTCGATTTGAATATATTTCAACTGCTTGCGCACCAGCCCGGCAATGATGCGGCGAATATCGGCATCCTCCTTGGCAAGCGGCATATACTGGCGCACTTGGGCGCTGGAGTCGCGCAACCACATGGCGGGGATGTCTCCGGTGAAGACATATGACGTGCCGTCTTCATGCAATTTGGTTGTCGTCTGCAGCGTATTCGGGAAACAGTTCAAGAACAGCTGCTGCAATTTCGGGTTGTCCGCTAATCGGGTCTTGGCTTCTTCCATCACGCGAAGCACGGCTTGCGGTAGGCGTTCCATGTCAGCTCTCTCCTTCTCCATCCATCAATCAAAGTAGTCGTGTAAGCCGTCTTTTCCGGCCATTACATTATTTATCACATTAGATATGTCCATCATATTGTATATAAGGCTTGTGCAAAATTCAACCAATAATCGTACCTATTCCGCAGTCTTACACGCGAATAGCAGACAGTCAGGTGAAGCCTACGCTCCACCTGACTGCACAGTTGCGGCGATTCATTGCTGGCCGGCAGCATACTGCCTTCAACCAGCGAATGGAACGATGCCGTTATTTATTTTCTGGATGCTTTCCACTCATCCAATTGTTTTTGCATTTCGGCTTGAACTTTATCCAATCCAGCCGCTTTGAATTTCTCGACTGCCTTCGGCACGTATACTTTCGGATCTACCGAGCCGGTGAACAGGGACGCATAGAACTCGTCTTTGACGTTCGTCAGCGCGGTCATTTCCGTTTTTACGCTGTCTGCATTGAAGTGGAAGCCAAGCAGCGGCGCATTTTTCGCATTGTCATTGAATTGAGCGAACTGCTCCCATTTATCTTTCGGGTCGGCAGGAAGCTTATCCAAGATGAAGAAGTTGCCCAACGTAAAGGTTGGCATGTCATACGATTCCGTTTTTGCTGGCAAGTACTCAACCGTTTCTTCATCAATGCGTTTGTAGTGAACGTCTTCGATACCGTTGTTCACCAGGTTGCGCAGGTAACGATCGGAGTTCAACAGGTTCAGGAATTGCATTGCTTTCTCCGGATGCGGGCTGTTCGCGGAGATCGCGTGCATGGAGCCCATTACGGACCAGTTATATACATATGGTTCTGTGTAAGGAACCGATTCAACCGGATAACCCATCGATTGAGACCACAGATTATCGGCGAATGGCTGCGTATCCGGCATATCTACGAGCCATTTTCCGGTTTTCATTTCATCCCCGCCGGAAGCGGTTGCGGCATCCTTCTTCAGGTAGCCTTTTTTGTAGTAGTCATGCATCGTCTCGAAGCTTTTCATAATGTCCGGCTGTTCGAGAATATTGACGATTTTGAGCTCGTTCGTGTCTGTCAATGCGACGCCCAATGGCAGGTTCTCGTTCACCAGGTCGTAAGGGACAGCGAACTTGAACTGCTTATCTGCGGACAGCGGGTACAATCCCGGCTCGCCCTCTTTGACCTTCGCAAGCAGCGGCTCCAGATCTTCCAGCGTCTTCACGCTGTTGATATCCAGATTGTATTTGTCAACAAGCCCTTTGTTGAAGCGGAATACTTTCTGGGCCGGCAATTCTTTGTTGACCGGAATCGCATACGTTTTTCCATCGATCTTAGCGCCTTCGAGGAACGAAGGGTGAACCAGCTTTTTAATGTCTTGGCCATACTGATCCATCAGTTCGTCAAGCGGATAGAATGCGCCTTTCTTCGAATTGGCAACGTATTCAAAAGCCCACGAAGAAGTGAATGCGATATCAAACGGTTCGCCGGAAGCGGCAATAACGCCCATTTTTTGGTTGTAATCGCCCCAGTCGAACAGCTTCATTTTGACGGTAACACCGATTTTTTCCTTCGTGTACTCGCTAACCTTTTCCATGACCTTGTCCAAATCTTTTTGCGGCGCTCCGATGGAATACCAGATCAGCTCAACCGGCTTCTCGCTCGTGCCTGCTTCTGCTCCGCCCGCTTCTTCCTTCTTGCCGCCGCAGCCAGCCAGTGCCAGCGAAGCGACCAGGACAAGACAGAAGGTCATGAGCAACAATTTTTTTGCCTTAGCCATGTTTTTCCTCCCCTTTTTGTGACCAAGTTGTTGTGTATATTATTTCCGGAGCGGCGGCCTGCTTATGTATGCCGCCGCCCGGGAATAATCGAAGGTGGTCTTGCTTATTCTTTCACCGCGCCAATCGTCAAGCCTTGAACGAAATAGCGCTGGAAGAACGGATACGCGCATGCGATTGGCAATGTAGCCAGGACGACGAGCGCCATCCGTGTCGATTCTTGCGGCAGCGTCCGCATCAATTCAAGCGTCTGACCCGAAGCATTGAGCTGCGCATTGTTGAGCAAGAATTGCATACTGTTCTCGATCCGCATCAGCATCGATTGCAGCGGAACGAGCGCAGGGTTGTCGATGTAGAGCAAGGCGTTGAACCAGTCGTTCCAGAAACCAAGCGTGGCGAACAATCCAATCGTGGCAATCCCCGGCAAGGAGATGGGCAGCACAATCGTAATGAATGCCCGTAATTCCCCGGCTCCGTCAATCTTGGCCGATTCGATAATCGCATCCGGCACCGTTGTGTTATAGAACGTTCTCATGATAAGGACGTAGAACGCATTCATGATAAGCGGCAAAATCAGCGCCCAGATCGTGTCTTTCAAATGAAGCACTTGCGTTAGAACCATATAAGTCGGCACTAGTCCGCCATTGAACAGC contains the following coding sequences:
- a CDS encoding M24 family metallopeptidase — its product is MNESWNRLRTAMEQEGHDALLITDPKHVYYLTSFACDPHERFLGLVIQRDAEPTLIVPALDADKAASASSVKNIVTHTDTDNPYDVLKPCLPAGLNQLAFEKNHISVARFEALAAALDAKRYADAGPILQELRVIKSPEEVERLLEAIRVIEDVLMEGVSRVRPGMTELDVVAELEYLMKKKGAERPSFDTMVLAGERAALPHGVPGNRVIREGELLLFDLGVYVNGYASDITRTFAVGEVSEESRRIYDTVLAANEAAIAAVKPGVTFGSLDRTARQVIEDRGYGAYFTHRLGHGLGLDVHEYPSVHGRNEDVLKPGMVFTIEPGVYVPNVAGVRIEDDVIVTEDGVRVLTSYPKELTVIGG
- a CDS encoding ABC transporter substrate-binding protein, with the protein product MAKAKKLLLMTFCLVLVASLALAGCGGKKEEAGGAEAGTSEKPVELIWYSIGAPQKDLDKVMEKVSEYTKEKIGVTVKMKLFDWGDYNQKMGVIAASGEPFDIAFTSSWAFEYVANSKKGAFYPLDELMDQYGQDIKKLVHPSFLEGAKIDGKTYAIPVNKELPAQKVFRFNKGLVDKYNLDINSVKTLEDLEPLLAKVKEGEPGLYPLSADKQFKFAVPYDLVNENLPLGVALTDTNELKIVNILEQPDIMKSFETMHDYYKKGYLKKDAATASGGDEMKTGKWLVDMPDTQPFADNLWSQSMGYPVESVPYTEPYVYNWSVMGSMHAISANSPHPEKAMQFLNLLNSDRYLRNLVNNGIEDVHYKRIDEETVEYLPAKTESYDMPTFTLGNFFILDKLPADPKDKWEQFAQFNDNAKNAPLLGFHFNADSVKTEMTALTNVKDEFYASLFTGSVDPKVYVPKAVEKFKAAGLDKVQAEMQKQLDEWKASRK
- a CDS encoding glycoside hydrolase family 125 protein; the encoded protein is MERLPQAVLRVMEEAKTRLADNPKLQQLFLNCFPNTLQTTTKLHEDGTSYVFTGDIPAMWLRDSSAQVRQYMPLAKEDADIRRIIAGLVRKQLKYIQIDPYANAFNEEEIPLDQIHHRDQTELNGWVWERKYEIDSLCYPIQLSYLYWKETGDTSLFDGEYKTVAHIIMNLWTTEQRHFEQSPYRFSRMDCRKTDTLKNNGQGMPVNYTGMTWSGFRPSDDACTFGYLIPSNMFAVVVLRYLEEIATAVYEDAPFAAKARALCEEIEDGIHNYGIFHHPKYGKIYAYETDGFGNYNLMDDANVPSLLAIPYLGYTTEDDPIYQNTRRFILSEDNPYYYSGKAAQGIGSPHTPDQYIWHIALSMQGLTAGSQQEIDSLIQLLTATDADTGYMHEGFHVDDPAQFTREWFAWSNSLFSELIYREYWLKA
- a CDS encoding alpha-mannosidase, translated to MTKKTAHIISHTHWDREWYMPYEYHHALLIELMDTLLDTLDNDPGFKSFHLDGQTIMLEDYLQVRPEMKDKLEKYIREGRIHIGPWYILQDEFLTSSEANVRNLQIGHRDANQYGGTISKIGYFPDSFGNMGQAPQMLKQANIDVAVFGRGVKPTGFNNQVSEDAAYESPFSEMIWESPDGSRVIGILFANWYCNGMEVPVDEQQAIAYWEKNIDNAEKFASTPHLLFMNGCDHQPIQTDLSKAIEVAKKLFPDVDFVHSNFNYYVDVLRQELPENLQTVKGELRSQRTDGWYTLVNTASSRVYLKQMNAENQTLLEKVAEPLAAFADQAGKPYPHPLFVYAWKTLMQNHPHDSICGCSVDEVHREMVTRFEKSKHMTEMIINETVDSLVKQIDTSAYGAKEGVPFVVFNTAGYERSGVVEVTLELKRRYFREGHPTKLARELKQEPIVPGTVIDANGNAVVCEWEDAGVQFGYDLPKDKFRQPYVARCVKVRLQASGMPAFAYQTFAWVAGGEAPQAASLLNGQNTLENEHLKAVVEADGSLTLTDKATGHTFSGLNVYEDSGDIGNEYMFRKPDGEVPLTTAGLAADIRVVEDAPYRAVIEAVHQWEIPASADEKLQEEMNELVDFPRRTAQRSTAMVPFRLVTRYTLDRGAKRVEVQVTIHNEAKDHRLRALFPTALQAETHQAESIFEVARRNTQPAPEWENPSNDQHQHTFVSVSDGQLGLTIANKGLFEYEVLRDGSNTMAVTLLRSSGELGDWGVFPTPEAQCLGTYTAEYAIIPHAGDVVTSGAYKEAHTFQVPWIVRQAEVHAGKLPANHAFLAWEGEGIAFSSIKMAEQTGDMVGRWVNFAHEANTLHVSLPQADSGFYRSSIMEVKGEDLASGDKRSVSVELGAAEIFTLGMKK
- a CDS encoding carbohydrate ABC transporter permease — encoded protein: MRKKTRDFHNLSRGTNLIFNLIAGVFAFLCVYPFLFVIVISLTNEEALARNGYSIFPEKWSFSAYEYIFKAGDQLLRSYGVTILITVVGTLISLAVICLYAYAISRKNFQYRGFFSFIAFFTMLFNGGLVPTYMVLTQVLHLKDTIWALILPLIMNAFYVLIMRTFYNTTVPDAIIESAKIDGAGELRAFITIVLPISLPGIATIGLFATLGFWNDWFNALLYIDNPALVPLQSMLMRIENSMQFLLNNAQLNASGQTLELMRTLPQESTRMALVVLATLPIACAYPFFQRYFVQGLTIGAVKE